The following proteins are encoded in a genomic region of Pelodictyon phaeoclathratiforme BU-1:
- the csx15 gene encoding CRISPR-associated protein Csx15 → MNEFFTQNNLLVVFWFTAGLVSIIELLEYLVTKNIPWLFRLMRGVWRGMARRFSGGISEGTRQLIINFSGHPVLPGQHKDIGKMMHWPSPEIINVSLGNVAEDHNFVSTIEKAVEKVALSPEEWQSTPIVVIAAGYSAVWSVVLAELHGRLGYFPDVVRLRPASTVSNEKFEVAEIMNLREVRHKSRDKR, encoded by the coding sequence ATGAACGAATTCTTTACGCAAAACAACCTGTTGGTCGTTTTTTGGTTCACGGCAGGCCTTGTCTCGATAATTGAGCTTCTGGAATACCTTGTAACAAAAAACATTCCCTGGCTTTTTCGATTGATGCGGGGTGTGTGGCGTGGCATGGCACGGCGATTCAGCGGGGGGATTTCGGAGGGGACTCGTCAACTGATCATCAATTTTTCCGGTCATCCGGTGCTGCCAGGTCAGCATAAGGATATTGGCAAAATGATGCACTGGCCATCGCCGGAAATAATCAATGTATCGTTGGGTAATGTTGCTGAAGATCACAACTTCGTTTCAACCATCGAAAAGGCAGTTGAAAAAGTAGCCTTGTCGCCGGAAGAGTGGCAATCAACACCCATCGTGGTTATTGCTGCGGGGTACTCTGCCGTCTGGTCGGTAGTGCTTGCGGAACTGCATGGCCGTCTCGGCTATTTCCCCGATGTGGTTCGTCTTCGCCCGGCCTCGACGGTATCCAACGAAAAATTCGAAGTTGCCGAAATCATGAACCTCCGTGAAGTGCGACACAAATCAAGGGATAAACGGTGA
- the cas2 gene encoding CRISPR-associated endonuclease Cas2 — protein sequence MQFILVTYDIENDRRRTKIHKLLEGYGLAVQYSVFECFVSDEEYAKMRMRLQKLLDPKHPIDSVRYYVLCRNCVERVDIDGNRDFAVESPFIIS from the coding sequence ATGCAGTTTATTCTTGTAACCTACGATATCGAAAACGACCGGCGACGGACGAAAATCCATAAACTCCTTGAAGGATATGGGTTGGCGGTGCAGTACAGCGTCTTCGAATGCTTTGTCTCTGATGAGGAGTACGCCAAAATGCGCATGCGCCTGCAAAAACTCCTCGACCCCAAACATCCGATCGACTCCGTTCGTTACTACGTGCTCTGCCGGAACTGCGTCGAACGAGTCGATATCGACGGCAACCGCGACTTCGCAGTTGAGAGCCCCTTTATTATTTCATGA
- a CDS encoding Fic family protein, with protein MITETPPRIEPCLPDSLNPAIVDLIAGVSASAEKLGNRLHPETAASLADLVRVMNCYYSNLIEGHNTKPRDIEEALQNQFNTNNERRNLQIEAVAHIRVQREIDAMHASGTLADAASSQFIRWLHREFYKDLPESMRYLERKEVKILIVPGVFRSEPIHDVSVGRHLPPESSTVDSFMAYFEKRYNFCSLGKGMRLAAMAAAHHRFNYIHPFPDGNGRVSRLMSHAMALQAGIGAHGLWSVSRGLARGFESRLDYMSMMDHADMPRQGDLDGRGNLSLKALNTFITWFLKISLDQVTFMESLFELDSLAKRLKNYCDRQEWKPEAFAILEMILLKGEIPRGEASRITGLKERTARALLSSLTENGILGSDTPKGALSLRFPLNAVELLFPNLFPSL; from the coding sequence ATGATCACTGAAACCCCGCCTCGAATCGAGCCATGCCTTCCGGACTCGCTGAACCCAGCGATTGTTGATCTTATTGCCGGAGTGTCCGCTTCAGCCGAAAAATTAGGGAACCGCCTTCATCCCGAAACTGCAGCAAGTCTGGCTGATCTGGTTAGAGTCATGAATTGCTACTACTCCAATCTTATTGAGGGACACAACACCAAACCACGCGACATAGAAGAGGCGCTCCAGAACCAGTTCAATACAAACAACGAGAGACGAAATCTCCAGATAGAGGCAGTTGCCCATATCCGTGTACAGCGTGAGATTGATGCCATGCATGCCTCCGGAACACTTGCAGACGCAGCTTCAAGCCAATTTATCCGCTGGTTGCACAGGGAGTTTTATAAGGATCTTCCGGAATCAATGCGCTATCTGGAACGAAAAGAGGTCAAAATACTTATCGTTCCGGGAGTCTTCAGAAGTGAACCGATACATGACGTCTCTGTCGGTCGGCATCTTCCTCCGGAAAGCAGTACCGTTGATTCATTTATGGCATATTTTGAAAAGCGTTATAACTTCTGCTCACTTGGAAAAGGAATGCGCCTGGCGGCTATGGCGGCAGCGCATCATCGGTTCAATTATATCCATCCCTTTCCTGACGGCAATGGTCGTGTCAGTCGTCTCATGAGCCACGCAATGGCGCTTCAGGCCGGTATTGGCGCTCATGGCCTCTGGTCGGTGTCGCGAGGTCTTGCAAGGGGGTTCGAAAGCCGTCTGGATTACATGAGCATGATGGATCATGCCGATATGCCTCGCCAGGGCGATCTTGACGGGCGCGGCAACCTCTCTCTCAAAGCACTCAATACCTTTATCACCTGGTTCCTGAAGATCTCTCTTGATCAGGTAACCTTTATGGAAAGCCTCTTTGAGCTTGATTCTCTTGCCAAAAGGCTGAAAAACTATTGTGACAGGCAGGAATGGAAGCCTGAAGCATTCGCCATTCTTGAAATGATCTTGCTTAAAGGCGAGATTCCCCGTGGAGAGGCAAGCCGAATCACCGGACTGAAAGAGAGAACAGCCCGAGCATTGCTTTCATCATTAACCGAAAACGGCATACTTGGGTCAGATACCCCAAAAGGCGCCCTCTCACTTCGTTTCCCTCTCAATGCGGTTGAACTCTTGTTTCCGAACCTCTTCCCTTCGTTATAG
- the cas1 gene encoding CRISPR-associated endonuclease Cas1, translating into MGWLYNQMALPETLFQAWNKVVSNDGMAGYDKQSITDYSWRIEEHLADLGRQLLTNTYEPQPLLKLVMLKPTGKLRTLLIPTVMERVAQTAAAIVLTPLVESELGANTFAYRPGLSRMTAAREIERLRNLGYNWVVDADISSFFDTVDHPLLFQRFRELCDDEELLTLIARWLTAEIVDGQNPKVKNTIGLPQGCPISPMLANLYLDKFDERMEQEGFKLVRFADDFLILCKSKPKAEAALQLSESALAELKLQLNNEKTRITTFAEGFKYLGYLFIRSLVLPTKMHPDEWYDKLGKLKLRKAPKSLLHPEESDDEEYELQTGDSDAITVTKETLLQTEFGEKLLQSLEKQQIDVDKFLEKTAKEDALRQKEKHEALNKLYSPLLNTLYLQEQGSILRKDGERFSVEKEGKQLNDIIVRRVEQILVLGNITLTTPAMQYCMKSNIPITFVSQHGSYFGRLEATTADNSALERFQYLRSLDEPFALGIASAIVEAKIRNSRTMIQKRKAMAWESNGELKEKFDASLLLMTSLAEHTKSCDNMEALRGIEGKAAALYFELFGLLFKKELPFYTSAFRRVRRPPTDPVNSLLSFGYTLLHNNIFSLVRMKGMNPYLGFLHAEDKGNPALINDLVEEFRTIIDSMTLYTLNKGVLRNKDFYYRKDKAGCFLTDEARKKFLELFEQRMWAESLDPQSGKSLNIRRHIESQVVKISEVLAGTRAVYEPWRSEW; encoded by the coding sequence ATGGGATGGCTTTACAATCAGATGGCTTTGCCTGAAACACTTTTTCAGGCCTGGAACAAGGTGGTTTCGAACGACGGAATGGCCGGGTACGACAAACAGTCAATTACCGATTATTCGTGGCGCATCGAGGAGCATCTTGCCGATCTTGGCAGGCAGCTCTTGACCAACACCTATGAGCCGCAGCCGCTCCTGAAACTCGTCATGCTGAAACCCACCGGAAAGTTGCGCACCCTCCTGATTCCTACGGTGATGGAGCGGGTTGCGCAAACCGCAGCGGCGATCGTGCTGACCCCTCTGGTGGAGTCGGAACTGGGAGCCAATACCTTCGCCTACCGGCCGGGGTTGTCGCGCATGACGGCGGCCCGTGAAATCGAGAGGCTGCGAAACCTTGGTTATAACTGGGTGGTCGATGCCGATATCAGCAGCTTTTTCGATACCGTTGACCACCCGTTACTCTTTCAGCGCTTTCGTGAACTCTGTGATGACGAGGAGCTGCTCACGCTGATTGCGCGATGGCTGACCGCAGAAATTGTTGATGGCCAGAACCCAAAGGTGAAGAACACCATCGGCCTGCCGCAGGGCTGCCCCATTTCGCCGATGCTTGCAAACCTCTATCTGGATAAATTTGATGAGCGCATGGAGCAGGAGGGGTTCAAACTGGTGCGCTTTGCCGATGATTTTCTCATTCTTTGCAAGTCAAAACCAAAAGCAGAAGCGGCCCTCCAGCTTTCGGAAAGTGCGCTGGCGGAGCTGAAACTGCAACTCAACAACGAAAAGACCCGGATCACCACCTTTGCGGAGGGGTTCAAATACCTTGGCTACCTCTTCATCCGTTCGCTGGTGTTGCCCACCAAAATGCACCCGGATGAGTGGTACGACAAACTGGGCAAGCTGAAACTCCGCAAAGCTCCGAAAAGCCTGCTGCACCCTGAGGAAAGTGATGATGAGGAGTACGAACTGCAAACCGGTGACTCCGACGCCATAACGGTGACCAAAGAGACGCTGCTTCAGACCGAGTTTGGTGAAAAGCTGCTGCAAAGCCTTGAAAAACAGCAGATTGATGTAGACAAATTCCTTGAGAAAACGGCCAAAGAGGATGCCCTGCGGCAAAAAGAGAAGCACGAAGCGCTCAACAAACTCTACTCCCCGCTGCTCAATACCCTCTACCTGCAGGAACAGGGCAGCATATTGCGTAAGGATGGTGAACGGTTCAGCGTTGAAAAAGAGGGCAAGCAACTCAACGACATCATTGTCCGCCGGGTAGAGCAGATTCTGGTGCTCGGCAACATCACGCTCACCACACCGGCTATGCAATACTGCATGAAAAGCAACATTCCCATCACCTTTGTTTCGCAACATGGCAGCTACTTTGGTCGGCTCGAAGCCACCACAGCCGACAACTCCGCGCTCGAACGCTTTCAGTACCTCCGCTCACTCGATGAACCCTTTGCCCTCGGAATTGCCAGCGCTATTGTAGAGGCAAAAATCAGAAACTCGCGCACCATGATCCAGAAACGCAAAGCCATGGCGTGGGAAAGTAACGGAGAGCTGAAAGAAAAATTCGATGCGTCCCTCTTGCTGATGACCTCGCTTGCCGAACATACCAAAAGCTGTGACAATATGGAGGCGCTCCGGGGGATCGAAGGCAAAGCCGCCGCACTCTACTTTGAACTCTTCGGCCTCCTCTTCAAAAAAGAGCTTCCCTTTTATACCAGTGCATTCCGCAGGGTGCGGCGTCCGCCAACCGACCCGGTCAACAGCCTGCTCAGTTTCGGCTATACCCTGCTGCACAACAACATCTTCTCCCTCGTGCGCATGAAGGGAATGAACCCCTACCTCGGCTTTCTGCACGCCGAAGACAAAGGCAACCCGGCGCTGATCAACGACCTCGTCGAAGAGTTCAGAACCATTATCGACTCCATGACGCTCTACACCCTCAACAAGGGAGTTTTGCGGAACAAGGATTTTTATTATCGTAAGGACAAGGCGGGATGCTTTCTCACTGATGAGGCCCGGAAAAAGTTTCTGGAACTCTTTGAACAGCGAATGTGGGCAGAGTCGCTCGACCCGCAAAGTGGCAAAAGCCTGAATATCCGGCGGCATATTGAGTCGCAGGTGGTCAAAATCAGCGAAGTGCTTGCCGGGACGAGGGCTGTTTATGAACCCTGGCGGTCAGAATGGTAA